The following proteins are encoded in a genomic region of Clostridium kluyveri:
- the groES gene encoding co-chaperone GroES: MKIRPLGDRVVIKKIEAEETTKSGIVLPGSAKEKPQEAEIVAVGPGGVIDGKEIKMEVKVGDRVLFSKYAGNEVKIDGVEYTILRQDDILAIIE; the protein is encoded by the coding sequence ATGAAAATTAGACCACTTGGAGACAGAGTTGTAATTAAAAAAATTGAGGCAGAGGAAACTACAAAAAGTGGTATCGTTTTGCCGGGAAGTGCTAAGGAGAAACCGCAAGAAGCAGAAATTGTGGCAGTAGGACCTGGTGGAGTGATAGATGGAAAAGAAATTAAAATGGAAGTTAAGGTAGGGGATAGGGTATTGTTCTCTAAATATGCTGGAAATGAAGTAAAAATAGATGGAGTGGAATACACTATTCTAAGACAGGATGACATACTTGCTATAATTGAGTAG